The following DNA comes from Rosa rugosa chromosome 5, drRosRugo1.1, whole genome shotgun sequence.
TGTTTTAAGCGAAAAACGTGAGAGGGATTTGCTTACCTTCGTATGAGGCAAACTGGCGCACTCCGAAATGCGCTGCACAAAACTCCTGGCCTAAGCTCAGCTCATTAGGAGATATTTAGGGCCCATATATGCCCTAGCGAAATATGTGTATTCTTGTATTAATTTTTTACATTAGATTCCTTTGTATTCAATTGTTTCCTATATATGAAATAACGCATTATCTTCTTCAAAAAACAGCTAGCTGATGCGCAACATCATCTCAGAACGGCGTGACAGATGTCCTTTCTTATTCCTGAATATGACAGGACTAATTTAGATTGGTCATTGTCAGTGGCTAACTTCATTCAAAATCTCTCTTGGAAAAGATCAAAGATTTACTTAATTTTCTTTCTATTGATATTGTTCAAAAAATTACTGCTATCCTTATTCCTTTGAATGGTTTACAGGATGATTTAGTTTGGGGACCTTTAAGTTTTGGTATGTTTACCATTAAAGGTATCACCTAACTTCAGGCTCAAAAATTGTCTTCTCATTCTCAAGCTCCTCTTCTTAATAAAATATGGAAGTTAAAGATTCGccctaaataaaaaaatttctattgGATGTTATTTAGGAATAGAGTTAGAACTAGGGATAGAATTTCTTTATATAATCGGTCAATTTCTCCTTTTTGCCTTTTTTGTAGTTCTCAGATTGAATCTATTGATCACATTTTTATGCAGTATTCTTCTACAATTTTGGAATCTATCTCATCAATACCCTACTCCTTTATCCGAGAATCGTTACTTCATAGCCTGGTTAAATTATCTCTTTAATGATTCTAATGTATAGTATACTATATCTCAAATACTCTTAATTCCTTGGTCTATTTGGAACTGGAGAAACATATTGGTCTTTAAGCAGCTAGTTTTTTTCCCTACTCAAATCTTTTTTGGGGCTGCTTGTTTGGGAACTAGCTACTGCCAGGCCAATCCTAGCTACCCTAAACCTAAGTTTTCTAAATCTCATCATATTGAATGGAATCCTCCTGACAATGAGCAGTTGAAGTTTAATTTTGATGGTTCTGTTTGAAATGGTTTGGCTAATACTATTGGCTTTGTTATTAGAAATGCAGAAGGTAATCCTATTATGGCTGCTTCAAAGATGATTGGTCAAGCTCATGTTCTGGTTGCTGAAGCAACAGCTCCTAGAGATGGGTTAAGCTCGGCTGCTTTTTACAATCACTCTAAATAATGGGTTGAGGGAGACTCCAAACTTCTCATTGATTGTATTCTTGGAAAATCTGTTATTCCTTGGAGAATCAGACAATTGGTAGCAGATATTAAGCTTTTTGACTCAGAATTTTCAGTTCATCCGCTTTTGACATGTGTTTAGAGAAGCCAACTTTCTAGCTAGCTAACAAAAACTTGCTAATCTTGGGCATCATGGAATGATATTATCTCTGTGTCCCCAGCGTTTCATCTGGATCAGCTAGAAGGAGATTGTTCCCGTGGTTTTGTTTTGTCgttttatttttgttcatcAAAATATAAATGTCTACAGTGTTGAATCACATTCCATACGAACACGTAAAAAACTCATTACTCATCAAAAACTTCAAACTCGGAAACAGTTCAATTACCTTGGCAGGACTACAAGAAGTCAACAACGCCAAAAATGTACTTCAAGAAAAGAACCAGGACTCGGAAAAATTAGTGTCCttaatggaaaaaaaatatGGGAATCCCTGAGAAACACAACATATTATGAATAACTAGATTCTGATAATTAACCCGCTTTTCAAAATCTGTCAAACTTCGATAGAATATTAACCAAATGACAATACCATTCACGACAAGTCATTCACTTTTTTCAAATCAAGTCACCATAATTCTCCATTTCCGACTTACTTTCCAAATGTTATTCCAAGTTCTCCAGGTCAGCAATGCAACCAATTGATTCGATAGTCGTCACCAAAATATAAATCCAAATTGCTACACAACTCGAATAGTGAACATAACAAATCCAATTCTGGGTTCCATTCGATTCCCCCTTGGGAGTTCCAACTACATTCCAAGTGATAATTTAAGCTTCCTAAGGTTTACGGCTTTGACAATTGAACCAACTGATATACATGTccaccaaaacaaaaccaacaatATATAACTCCACAATAATCAACATCTTTTCCATAATTGGCCCAAGTTTGTGTGTAACCAAATCAGGAAGTTTGGCAATTAGAGCTGGGAATTCACTGAAAGCTACATCGTGATGCTTCTcacagctttttttttttatccaacCGGCAGTAATGACTATAGAATCCACTTCAAAAGGAATTCTTCACCTTTCAGCCAAACATGATGCACAAGTCATTTTATACCGGACTTCTACTTGTCAAATGAACAGGAGATTTCAAAACCAGAATATATAGAATATTTGAAGTGCAACTATAGGTCAAGAATGAGAATAGAACTGTTCTTTTGGCATGCGTACATCGTTAGAATTTTACATCCCAATTTGCCCTTGAAGTTGTATATGATATTTGCTCAAAATTTGACAGAttggaaaaattgaaattaagacAAAGCACATGGAAGGGGACAGGTATTTCTCCGCACTGCAAACACATGAAAGATCTCATGTTCCAGCATTACATCAGTTCTCTTGCAAAGCCTTCGTCAAATATAATCTGCTGAAGCTCTGTCCGGCAAccctgtaatttttttttttcaatacaaTACATAAAAATGACATCAGTAAAATCAAAGATTTCATTGATTAAACACCATAAACCATGACCACCACTTCCAAGGAATAATTGTTCATACCACAGTTAAACAGAGACAGGGAAAGCAGACTTAAGATCTAACAGTATTCTAATGACATCATAAAGTTAAACAATGGTAAAATATTTCAAATATCTAAagctgcaaatttttttttttccttggccAAAAAATCACAGAAGTTGTTCGAATAATTAAGGGTATGAAAAGAGCTCAAACTTGCTATCAACACACTTTCATGGCAACAAAAAGAAGACAGGCTCAAACATATCATTAGTTCTATAGTTGACCGTCTTCCAAAGAGGTTTCTAAACACTATTTTTGTCTGAAGAGTTGAAAAAGTCATACAGATCAGTAGAACTATTGTGCGATCACGAGCCCATGCAAATAATATATACAGGTGTCTCTTCCAAGATGTGCTTCCAAAGTAAAATATTCAGatagataaaaaataataataataataatgcaaGATAGCATCTGCTGGCCTATCATTTGAAACATACCCATTAATTTGGTTGCAGTAGTTTGAGATTTGATTTGTTATCAGAAAGCTGTCCAACCGTGAAGGCTCAGGGAGTGGCTTGAAAATGGGGTTTGAAGGATCCTCTTCAGGAAGCGGTTCTTCTCCGGCAGCCTTCCGAGCCATGTTCTCAGTCCTACAAAACAACTTAAAAAGTAAATTCCTAGTACTAATACAATAGGAAAAGTGATAACCAGAGGTAAGTTGCTTAACAAACAAATCCTGCCTAATCTTGATCCAAATATTACAAGTTTCTGATGCAGACAATCTTCCTCTAAAAGAATTTTAGTATCTGTTAAGTAGGCCAGTCACCTCAAATGCATAAGCAACACCAGGTGACCTTAAGCTTCATGAGCATAAACTACTTAGCCAGAAACTAATGGCACAATAAAGGAAACTGAAAATGAAATAGACTGAACATTTCAACTTGTCACCATTTTATAATCACCCGCACTTGAGCACTTTAATTTAAACATCAAAATTCCTGAATGTATGAATCAATTTACATGGTAGCTAGTTTAAAAATAATCACTTCGTCAACTTTCTGATTAACAAGACGTCATATCTATTGGTTAAAATAAATTTTGCAGACAGAAACTATATGCAAAGTCTGGTCAAATCAAATTATAATGGTCATAGCTCCACAAATGAACCCCTCTTGAGTCAAAACTACTATAAATGCATGCACTGTTATCCAAATAAGATCATAAAATGATCAATATTCAGGCCACTTTTATATATGCATGCACAATGGCTCTAAACAAGTATCCACAAAAGAAATTGCAAATGCTAATTCACATGTAAGAACCCAAATGAGAGAATCCCAAAACCATAATACCGTGAATTTATTCCGAATGCAATATCTTACCTTCTCTTTTGAAGCCATGCTTGCTGTTGGGCTTGCTGGCGTGACACGTTTCTGTAATAGTATTGGAACTGAAAGAGGATATTCATCAAGATAGGAAAAACACCAATCTTAACGCAACCAACATTCAGGTCAAGAGAAAATATACCTTCTGCTGTTCCATTGACAAATCATCCATGCACTCAATAAGAAATTCCATATTCCTCTCTAGAAATGGACTAGTTGATAATTGCAGACGATCATAATCACACTGAAACAGCAACACTTGATAAAATAAGTACTCAAATAATCTGAAAATCATGTAGAATTTCCAATAAAAGGATCACATATAAACCTGGATAACAGGTGTATCAGCTTCCAACTCCGTCATAAATGCACTAATAAGTGCAGAGTTTGAAACTTTGATCTGTCAAGTTCAAGCAAAATAAACATTTACAAACCCTCAGACAAACATcaagcaaaaccaaaaaaaaaaagaggctcCAAAAAAGTCACCACGTGCTACCGGAAATGATGGGTAGTTAAGAATTTTCATTGAAGAACATATAACTATTTTTAGGAGGGATTGAAGAACATATAACTAACAGTCAATAAAATATCTTGACGACCCTTTAAAATTCTGTCATAGTATACATTTTCAGGGCCCCGgaacaggtttttttttttttttttcaaaaggatATCCTATCTTAAGTTACTTGACAGAATTACAGTTTGCAACATCTGAGACTCATTTTTGAACAGCTGAATAGTATCACTATTAACAAATTCATTATGATTTATTTTCTCTAGCATCTATGTATACAATAAATCATTGGTTAACTATGGGTGATAATAAAAAGGAATGATGTAGAGAGCAAAAcatgagaaagaaagaaaaaggagaaaaaataaTGATACAAGATGAAACGGCCATTACAAAATATCAAGTATAGACTGTATTATTCTAGTCCAAAGATATAGAACTTACAGGTATTTCCTCAAAGATATCCACCCATGAAAGGTTTTTCTCCCTCAACCTATTGCaccaaaacaaataacaaatgAATTTGCATCCAATATTATAACTGCACACAATAACATCATAACAGAAAATTCTCATACTTCTCCCCTGTAAAATTGTTACTGCGGTAGAGCTCCATGAATGAATCAGAAAGCTTCAATGCCTTCAGTGCTAAGACTCCCTGATTGGATTTCAATGGATCATAAATGATGCACACACACCGTCTAATATTTTCCTGCAAAGAATATCAATAAAAGCATACATAAGAGGCACAGCAACCATGTCTGTaagagaaataaaataaaaacgcAGAAGTAAAAATGATAACTCATAAGATATGAATCTAATGCAGCACCACTTCAACTAAAATCATGGAGTAGAACTTTTAGCTAAGATCTGGAATCCAATGGCATCATCAGTAACAAttacaaacaaataaaaattaaaaataaaatgaacaCTTTTCAGACTAAAAACAAGTGTTCCTCATGATTTTTTCGGATATCAAAATTGTTCAACCTTGTAATTGACTTCCATACAAATGGACTAGTTACATCTGTGACTACAGTAATTTTAAGCATTTATTTGGATTTAGTCTTCGGTAACAAGTTCTTGATGTGATATGGCAACGGCAAACTCTCTATTTTTCTGAGAGAAGATGGATCATGATATATAACTGCAAAAGCAAATTGTAGGCAGACTGCTAAGCAACTCAGATTTTTGCAGCATCTTTTCTAAGAAAACTCAACTTATTCCTGTCTCTTTGTACTTGATAACAAAAACTATTTGGATGGACAAAATAGAGCTTCTTGAATTACAGAAAACAATACGAATAAAGTAGAGGTATACGATATGACCAAAAAGTTTCATGTTAATGTTCATAAAATAACATATAACGAGAACAGCAATTTGAAAATAATTACCTGGTAGTTCATGAATGTCTCAATCAACTCCACCGTTTGAAAAGAACCCAACAATGTGGATTGGTACCTGAAAAGGATTTCCAAGAGTTACAAAATTGGAATATTTTCAGCAGTATCTACCCTTTTAACGCTTGACTAACAGCACTCAAAGAGCTCCCTACGTCATATTGTATATCTGGGCAGTATATATACAGATGTGGATTCAGTCATGCGTATGTGTGGAGCAAAGAAAAAGTGATGATAACAGGATCAGCTCTAAATTTTCAAACAGGAACAAATACAATAGTGTTTAAAATTTTCATCTATCCAACCTGTGTTTAAAACAAACTGCGGATTGGTACAAAATTGGAATATTTTCAGCAGTATCTACCCTTTTAACGCTTGACTAACAGCACTCAAAGAGCTCCCTACATTATATTGTATATCTGGGCAGAATATATACAGATGTGGATTCAGTCATGCATATGTGTGGAGCAAAGAAAAAGTGATGATAACAGGGATCAGCTCTAAATTTTCAAACAGGAACAAGTACAATAGTGTTTAAAATTTTCGTCTATCCAACCTGTGTTTAAAACAAACTGCAGTTTGGTACCTGAAAAGTATTTCCAATAGTTAGAAAATGGAATATTTTCAGCAGTATCTACCCTTTTAACGCATGACTAACAGCACTCGAAGAGCTCCCTACATAATATTGTATATCCGGGCAGTATATATACAGATGCAGATTCAGTCATGCGCATTTGGGAAGCGACGGAAAAGTGATGCTAACAGGATCATCTCTAAATTTTCAAAAAGGAACTCATACAATACAAAAAACCTGTGTTTAAAATTTTCATCTACCCAATTTTCTCAGTTTTTAAAAAGTTCAGAAACAAACTTCATCAGTTTCCAGTACTAGACCAACTGTCCCTACATCTGTTTAATTCAATCTGTCTAATCCAAATCTTAGCTCTCTTTAACACGTAGCTAACCCCTTAACAATCATGCATCAGATTTCTATAACAGGTCAGGAGAACGTATAGTATTGCTTCTCACATATCCATTCCCctcccaattttcaaaattttgatcTCATTCCAAGATTTCACCAAATGCTtaatataaatcataatttatGTTACCTTTAAGGTGTGAATCAATAAACAAATGGATGTAGTCACAAATAACATTCCTTCTGGCGCCTTCTGGGCATATGAACATGGTTTAGACTTAAAAGATAAGAACAATTATACAGAAATAGTGCAAGACACTCCACTAATTTCAAAAGTATGAATTGCTCGGCCGAATTCCTTACTGACATTTGTTTTTCTTGGAATCAAGGATGAGGAATGGTACAGCCTTCCATACCCAAGTTTCATAAGCATAGGTTAATCTGGCTATGACTTTCCCACGAGGGTTTTGGGTTTAGGTTAATCTGgctaaaccctaaaaccccaCGATGACGAAAACTGAACCCGAAGGAAAACTGTGAACTTTCTGAATCCATTCTTTGTCTTGGGGTATCCTAGTTCTTCCATTTCCAATGGGAACATTAAATCCCAATGATTTCAAAAAACTTTATTCCGCagagtgagattagaatcctaAATCCTGACTCCAATGTAGTCTAAACAGATGAGCTGATAAGTTATGGAGGTGAGGAGATAACTGATGACTATACTGAGCCTACTCGATCAACTCATAATATAGTAAATGACATTCCATGGGCTCAGAGTTGTGTATGAGGGAGGGAGAGTTTTCAAATTGATACATATCCAAGCAATAAGATGAAACAGATGGGCaaaaaaaaacaagtgattCATAACTTGACATGTTTTAGTATGCTTACAATTtgtcataaagagaagaaaaaaaattaatcaacaaatcaaaacttaCCATCCAACAGTGTTATTGTCAACATTCACCTCTCTCAAACATCTCATCATCTCGAGCTGGTAATTGGCACCATCAGCTTCAATCTCTTCATCCTCCTCCCTAATCTGCAATGCACTATCAATTAATACCGACGAAGGACGGAAAAAAAGCATCCGGACAACCGCAAAACAGAATCGAAAGCTTTACCGGGAATGGGAAACAATTAGTGACTTCAAGAACACTGCCAACATCCAAGCCAAGAAGTTGGCCGGTGACCAGAGCCGGCGAAAACTCCTTGCAGTGCTTGATTATCTTCAAGATAACCTGTTTTGAGGGAACAAAGGTTCAAAAGCAACTAATCGGAATGAAATCTCAGGTCAATTAATCCGAAGCTTAGTTTCTCTTCCATCATGTAAGAGAAATCAAATCCTATATAGAAAGCAAATGGAATTACCAGTCCTTCGATCTGAACAACTCTGAGAGGAGGAGCAACCTCTTCTGTAGCAGCAACCTGAAGAAAGGATCTAACCATTGCTGTACAAAATACACAACAAATTTATATAAGCCTCGCAAACTAATAGAATTGAAATTTAGAGGTAGAAATAGAGAGAAGGGGTTCAGTACGCACAGTTCGCCGCCATGATTTGGAGtctcggagagagagagagagagagagaagtaggagGGAGATGATGGAGTCGGAAGCTGGGTAGGTGAATATTGAGATACCTAAAACCCTAGTTCTCGACGGAATGAGACATTGGGCCTTTTTTGCACTCTTAGGGCCTATTAAATGTCAGGTCCAGTCCAAACCCCAAACTACCTCCAAGCCTCCAACAACAAAAAACTATAGTTGGAgtgaatttctgaaatttttttttttataaagtcTATTTGGAGCTCTAAATTATGAGATGCACCTTACGATTGGGGGTGGGTAGGAATATCGGAAACTGAAGAACTCGAATCACACACTACGGTAATAAACACTTTAAGTTCAACTAAAAACAGTGCATATCCTACGAGAAAACTAGAACGCGCCTCATGCATCCATTTCTCAATTATGACCGGTGAGAGTTTTTCTGTCAGTTTTCATTTCTTTGTGAATTCAATGGGTTGCATGGGTCATTAAATGGACCCTGATCTTATTTTTAAACAAAGATCTAGCTTCTTCTCCTCCTGATCTACACTTCAAGCTGGGTTTCATGCCTATCTTTACCAAATTCAAATGTAGTCACATTGGAGTCTTCCGCTGTAACCATAGGGTTGGTTGTTCGACTGCTCTTTTGCTTAATCTTCTGCATAATCGAGTGCCCCAATTGACTAAATCTCTGTGCATCTTTGAATTAATTGTCAACATGCACATGATTAATTATCCATCTTCTCTCACCAGCCTTCTGTTTCTCCTTGTTAATAGTAATAGAGCACGGGAAGAGTTTTACTGGTTTTCATGGCCTATCAATCCTCTAGATATTTATATCAATAGATCACTATTGACATCTGGCTTTTTTTTAGATTTTCATGTACTCCTGCTAGTCTTTGGTAGGTTCATGATTTCTCATGTAGCATTGAGGATTGTGATCTTTAATATTCTGTTTGTACCCATGAAATATATTAGTGCGTTTAGGTGAGTCCAATATGTGGTTTCTCATAATTCTACGTATAGCTCTTTATAGCAAATCCTCATATTTATATGAGTACGTACCCTTTCTTCACAATTAAACATGTCAACCTTCATCTTCCCTCTCATCTTTCAGTTTCGAACTATGCATATCAATAATCCACCAATTTCTGCTAACTCTATCTCTATTGGACCACCAGATAACCCTCTTCTAGTGCCTTTTGGAGAAGGTTCTAGTTCTTCTCGACTAAGCTCTAGAACCTATTATGCTGCCCCCAATCTCCTTGTGGCACCACCTCCACAACTTACCATTCAAAGAGGGTCTCATTCAATCTCTTTTACTACATCCCCTCCTAACCTTTTCTACCTTCTAACTGCTGGACTGTGAAAAAGGTAACCAAACTAGCTAAAGGTGGATGAAGACTCTTTGGATCAAAACAAGTCTTTTTTTGAAAGAGCATTTGTCCAGCTAGACTTCACCAAAACTCAACCAAAGGCTTTTCGGATACACTCATATCGAAATTCAACTGAAGAGAAGCTTATCTATCTCAATTATGGTACCTTTTGAATGTGGTTTCTTCTCTGGTAGATTTGATCATCCCTAAGGAGGTTGTCCAGAAAAGGCTCATAAACGCAACTTTCTTATGTTCCCTATGAATTCAAATGAGCCACAAAGCCTTCCGACTTCTTCCTCTATTACTGGACACTCTGTATGTCGTATTCTGAGTATGACCCTATTGGTTTTTTCAAAAATTTGAGGACCTACATCTCCTGGTAATGGCACTGCTTCCCACAATGATTATGATATATAGTGCATCTTTTAATAACTCTGGTCATGGAAATGTtgcaagaagaggaggaagctTTATGTCTCAAGATGTTAATCCTAATTATGGAAGAAGAGCAGGAATGTACTATATTGATGCAGTTAGAGAAACTGAGCATGATGTACCAGTTCACATAATTTCTCCAACTACTCAAGGGCCTATTTTAGTTGCAGTTCATGGTCCGCGCGGTTCTAGAAGATGGTGGCAATAGCCTTGCTGCAAAAGATGAGGAGCTAAATGAGAATATCCTTAAACAGAACAATGAAGACCAAATGATTGTAAAATAAGAACACGTACTTCTCAGAGAATGAAAATGATGGAGTAAGCTCACATtcatctctctcttttctcactAATTTTTCGGATGATACAAACTCCATTTCTTGATGAATTATCTTGagctaatttcattttacctccctAACATTTACATGTTAAATCAGTTGTGgccctgcacttttaatttcatcacatgTACCCTGTCCTCTCTAATTTAATCAATCATGtccaataattcattttttgtcaagtattttgtaaattgaaaataTGGCTGTAATAGACTCCCTTGTATGATGATGATTCACTAATGTAGTATATAAAATTATATCATATGTGACTATAATTTCAAAATACATCACACAATAGTTAGCAAAAAAGCCAAGGGTTATACAAGATTGATTAAAATTGGTAATTAAGTACAGGGGTACgcgtgatgaaattaaaagtgcagggaCACAAATGATTTAGGGTGTAAAGATCaaggaggtaaaatgaaatttgcCCAATTATCTTCTATTGACTCTGTTATATCTACTTTAAGTTATTCATCCATAGACCCAGATTTAGACTATATATGATCCAGAACATGCCCTTATCCAAATTCCCTTCATCTTATTAAAAATAATCTTGCTGATAATAATCTATATCTGAATAGCCAGAAAAATGTCTTAGCTCCTGGTTCTACTTAGAAGTTAATTAACTCTAGATTTAAAAATGAAGAATTTGTACATGTTGTTTTTAATACTATGTTAAGCCAAGATCAAGATGATGCTAACATGAAGGATATTTTTTATCCTCTTTTCCGTAGTCCTAGGAAAAGAGGTAGAGATTCTATGGAAGAATCCAATGTAGGCTCTTCTTCCCCAAGTGCTTCTACATGAGTATTATCTGTTGGAATTGTTGTGGACATTCACGGCAAGGTTTTTTAGCTCAAGCCACCTTTTTAATCTCTCTTTTGTATTTAGATGTATTGTGTTTCTTAGACATTAGACTAGATGAAGAGGCTAAAAAAAAGTAGTAAATAAGCTTCCTTTTTGTAACTTCTATTGTATACCTGTAGAGGATCAGTGTGGTGGCTTGATGTAACTATGGAATGGAAGCATGTTTAATATTTCAGTGCTTAGGTCTCACAACTGTTTTATTTGTTGCTAatgttttgattttcaaaatggCAATTCTTGGTTGTTAATTTTTCTTTgagctaaaatcattttaccaccCTGAACTTTACACCTAAAATCATTTATGCCTCTAAATTTCTAATATGATAGCTTGTGCCCTTGTACTTTCCAATGTGATTGATTATAACCAATCATTAACTAAtccatcaatttcttcatatagTGTTGCATGCCCACTCAAACTAGATTTTGGCCTTCAATCATGCAAGAAACACACCATTTACATGTCCAAAGCGAAAAACTGACCCTAAGTGGACTCTCATCATCACCaatttatgaagaaattgatgaattAGTTTAATAATGGCATTGGTCGATCATATCGGAGAGTATAAGGGCATATGAgatcaaattagaagtttaggggTACAAATTATTTTAGGTGTAAAGTTCATggtggtaaaatgattttagctctTTTTCTTTATATGtaccccaaaacaaaaacaggcTGAACTTTGGAACCATTTGCTAATTTGAATTTAGACTCAAATGTACCTTGGATAATCATTGGAGATTTTAACTATATTTTATCTTTAgataatttttaaataattttttttgtcttttatagGTTCTTGTTTCACTTGGTGCAATAATTAATAAGAAGAGAATAGAATTTATGAGAGATTAGATCGTGTTGTAGCAAATCCTAAAGCCCTAGATATGTTTCCTTATTCCTTATTTATCACTTACTAATCTTCTAATCTCAGAATCAGATCATGGACTTGTATATCTTTCTTTTAATTCGAGTGTCACTACGAAAGCTAAAGCTTTTAAACTTCAGGCTATGTGGATCACACATCTAGATTTATCTaatattattaatattttatgGCTAACTACCAACATGATTTTATTACAAAAAACAATTTTCCATGCTCTTGCTATATCTTGGAATTTTAATGTTATTGGGAATATTTTTTATAGAATGAAAGAGTACATAGTTACAAAATTtacaatcttcttctttttacccTGCTGACCCTAATCTTCTTGTGCAAGAAGCTCAAATACTCTCTCATTTATATTAACTTTATCAAGATGAGGATGCTTTTTGGGCTCAGCACGCTAAGACTAAATGGTTACAATTAGGGGATAAAAATGCAAAGTATTTCCAAACTCAAGCTTgtataagaaaaaagaaaaatcaaattttGAGAATCAAAGATGATAAAAGTCTATGGTTTGATACTCCTAAACTAGTCTCAAATATTCTCATTTCTTCTTTTAGGAAAAGATTTAGTGCTTCTACTAACCGTTCCAAAGATTCTATTATCCTTCTATTCCCTG
Coding sequences within:
- the LOC133710392 gene encoding eukaryotic translation initiation factor 3 subunit H isoform X1; the protein is MAANSMVRSFLQVAATEEVAPPLRVVQIEGLVILKIIKHCKEFSPALVTGQLLGLDVGSVLEVTNCFPFPIREEDEEIEADGANYQLEMMRCLREVNVDNNTVGWYQTAVCFKHRYQSTLLGSFQTVELIETFMNYQENIRRCVCIIYDPLKSNQGVLALKALKLSDSFMELYRSNNFTGEKLREKNLSWVDIFEEIPIKVSNSALISAFMTELEADTPVIQCDYDRLQLSTSPFLERNMEFLIECMDDLSMEQQKFQYYYRNVSRQQAQQQAWLQKRRTENMARKAAGEEPLPEEDPSNPIFKPLPEPSRLDSFLITNQISNYCNQINGVAGQSFSRLYLTKALQEN
- the LOC133710392 gene encoding eukaryotic translation initiation factor 3 subunit H isoform X2, producing the protein MAANSMVRSFLQVAATEEVAPPLRVVQIEGLVILKIIKHCKEFSPALVTGQLLGLDVGSVLEVTNCFPFPIREEDEEIEADGANYQLEMMRCLREVNVDNNTVGWYQSTLLGSFQTVELIETFMNYQENIRRCVCIIYDPLKSNQGVLALKALKLSDSFMELYRSNNFTGEKLREKNLSWVDIFEEIPIKVSNSALISAFMTELEADTPVIQCDYDRLQLSTSPFLERNMEFLIECMDDLSMEQQKFQYYYRNVSRQQAQQQAWLQKRRTENMARKAAGEEPLPEEDPSNPIFKPLPEPSRLDSFLITNQISNYCNQINGVAGQSFSRLYLTKALQEN